A genomic region of Manihot esculenta cultivar AM560-2 chromosome 15, M.esculenta_v8, whole genome shotgun sequence contains the following coding sequences:
- the LOC110601417 gene encoding bidirectional sugar transporter SWEET6a isoform X1: MVSAEVARNIVGIIGNVISFGLFLSPVPTFYRIWKRKDVEEFQYIPYLVTVMNCLFWVFYGLPIVKPDSILVVTINGIGLVMELIYLAIFCLYDKGKKGRVQVASWLAVEVVFLAGLVLATLLGFHTHAKRTLFVGIFCDVFNVMMYTSPLAIMKKVITTKSVEFMPLSLSLANFANGCIWTAYALIKFDLFILISNGLGALSGAVQLILYARYYSTTPKRSKDKADVVKASEIQLSGSNAECRA, translated from the exons ATGGTGAGCGCTGAAGTTGCACGTAATATCGTCGGCATTATCG GGAACGTTATCTCCTTCGGTCTCTTTCTCTCGCCAGT TCCAACGTTCTATCGCATATGGAAGAGGAAAGATGTGGAGGAATTCCAGTATATTCCTTATCTTGTTACGGTGATGAATTGCTTGTTTTGGGTCTTTTACGGTCTGCCCATTGTTAAACCTGACAGCATCCTCGTCGTCACCATCAACGGTATTGGCCTTGTAATGGAGTTGATCTATTTAGCCATTTTCTGCTTATATGACAAAGGGAAGAAAGGAAGG GTACAAGTTGCTAGTTGGCTTGCAGTAGAAGTAGTTTTTCTGGCAGGCTTAGTCCTTGCCACCTTGCTGGGGTTCCACACTCATGCCAAAAGAACCCTTTTCGTCGGAATTTTCTGTGATGTCTTCAATGTTATGATGTATACTTCACCACTTGCTATCATG AAAAAAGTTATTACCACGAAGAGTGTTGAATTTatgcctctctctctctctttggcTAACTTTGCAAATGGCTGCATCTGGACAGCTTATGCCCTTATCAAATTTGATCTCTTTATTCTG ATTAGCAATGGCCTTGGAGCACTGTCAGGGGCAGTACAGCTCATTCTTTATGCTCGTTACTATAGTACAACTCCTAAACGATCCAAAGATAAAGCAGATGTAGTGAAGGCATCTGAGATTCAGCTCTCTGGTTCTAATGCAGAGTGTAGGGCTTGA
- the LOC110601417 gene encoding bidirectional sugar transporter SWEET6a isoform X2, producing the protein MVSAEVARNIVGIIGNVISFGLFLSPVPTFYRIWKRKDVEEFQYIPYLVTVMNCLFWVFYGLPIVKPDSILVVTINGIGLVMELIYLAIFCLYDKGKKGRVQVASWLAVEVVFLAGLVLATLLGFHTHAKRTLFVGIFCDVFNVMMYTSPLAIMISNGLGALSGAVQLILYARYYSTTPKRSKDKADVVKASEIQLSGSNAECRA; encoded by the exons ATGGTGAGCGCTGAAGTTGCACGTAATATCGTCGGCATTATCG GGAACGTTATCTCCTTCGGTCTCTTTCTCTCGCCAGT TCCAACGTTCTATCGCATATGGAAGAGGAAAGATGTGGAGGAATTCCAGTATATTCCTTATCTTGTTACGGTGATGAATTGCTTGTTTTGGGTCTTTTACGGTCTGCCCATTGTTAAACCTGACAGCATCCTCGTCGTCACCATCAACGGTATTGGCCTTGTAATGGAGTTGATCTATTTAGCCATTTTCTGCTTATATGACAAAGGGAAGAAAGGAAGG GTACAAGTTGCTAGTTGGCTTGCAGTAGAAGTAGTTTTTCTGGCAGGCTTAGTCCTTGCCACCTTGCTGGGGTTCCACACTCATGCCAAAAGAACCCTTTTCGTCGGAATTTTCTGTGATGTCTTCAATGTTATGATGTATACTTCACCACTTGCTATCATG ATTAGCAATGGCCTTGGAGCACTGTCAGGGGCAGTACAGCTCATTCTTTATGCTCGTTACTATAGTACAACTCCTAAACGATCCAAAGATAAAGCAGATGTAGTGAAGGCATCTGAGATTCAGCTCTCTGGTTCTAATGCAGAGTGTAGGGCTTGA